The following proteins come from a genomic window of bacterium:
- a CDS encoding secretin and TonB N-terminal domain-containing protein, with product MKNERFLMKRTISVLILITLTIGCLLSTDIFSEENLINLDVVNQDIQTVLKMLAQQQNYNIVISRNVTGVITVKLENVTIEQALDSILKLNNYNYSIEDGIINVMSYQDLQHEERFAKKQTKVFTLQNADVMDLKRVILSMKSARGKIELNPKNNQIIINDTPDKVAEIGEAIIALDQPVEVRRYNILYADVDDIQTKLLQVIPKEKGEIFIDEKNNAIVIKATPVVLKHVDELVRGWDFQPKQVLIESQMVKIQLDDNMALGMDWEIKTGGKEGNKFVDLATKLTVAATTGGAGGIFTLGSLTAGEYTATIEALKTTKFADVLSAPRVVVLDGEEAKILVGSSEPYKVAVTDPVTKLLVEEIKYVDVGIKLEVTPRIGEDDYITMKIHPEVSKGQRVLNDSAVQVILTEADTTMMVKDGETAILGGLIDSESSTEIDKVPLLGDIPLLGLLFRKNVETEKKSELIIFITPHILNDNKRTKISKQSWDNFNERGEEFDKKVEFERLMKIKMGKSPYEEEDLIPDAKSRILLEQYNETDFSEPGTESGKVENNSIKADADLSLEPEPSGE from the coding sequence ATGAAAAATGAAAGGTTTCTGATGAAAAGAACTATATCAGTTTTAATATTGATAACGTTAACTATCGGGTGTCTGCTCTCCACAGATATTTTTTCGGAAGAGAACCTGATAAACCTGGATGTCGTCAATCAGGATATTCAGACTGTGCTTAAGATGCTGGCGCAGCAGCAGAATTATAACATAGTCATCAGCAGGAATGTTACGGGGGTGATTACTGTTAAACTTGAAAACGTTACGATTGAACAGGCGCTTGATTCTATCCTTAAACTTAACAACTATAATTATAGTATTGAAGACGGAATAATCAATGTCATGTCATATCAGGACCTGCAGCATGAAGAAAGATTCGCGAAAAAACAGACCAAAGTATTTACCCTTCAAAATGCGGATGTGATGGATTTAAAAAGAGTTATTCTCTCGATGAAAAGCGCGAGAGGTAAAATCGAATTAAATCCGAAAAACAACCAGATAATTATTAACGACACTCCCGATAAAGTCGCTGAAATCGGAGAGGCGATAATCGCGTTAGACCAGCCTGTTGAAGTAAGAAGATATAATATCCTTTATGCTGACGTTGACGATATCCAGACAAAGTTGCTGCAGGTGATTCCAAAAGAAAAAGGTGAGATCTTTATAGATGAGAAAAACAACGCTATTGTTATCAAAGCCACGCCTGTTGTCTTAAAACATGTGGATGAATTAGTCAGAGGCTGGGATTTTCAGCCTAAGCAGGTGCTTATCGAATCGCAAATGGTTAAAATCCAGCTGGATGACAATATGGCTTTGGGTATGGATTGGGAGATAAAAACCGGCGGCAAGGAGGGTAATAAGTTTGTTGACCTTGCCACTAAATTAACAGTTGCGGCTACTACCGGCGGAGCCGGGGGGATATTTACATTGGGTTCGCTAACCGCCGGGGAATATACCGCTACGATTGAGGCTTTAAAAACAACCAAGTTCGCCGATGTCCTTTCAGCTCCGAGAGTGGTTGTGCTGGATGGGGAAGAAGCTAAAATTCTTGTAGGAAGCAGTGAGCCTTACAAGGTTGCTGTAACCGATCCTGTGACAAAACTGCTTGTTGAAGAGATAAAATATGTTGATGTGGGTATAAAACTGGAAGTTACCCCCAGAATAGGGGAAGACGATTATATAACAATGAAAATCCATCCGGAAGTCAGCAAAGGTCAGAGAGTATTAAACGATTCTGCGGTACAGGTGATTCTTACGGAAGCTGATACGACTATGATGGTTAAAGACGGTGAAACCGCTATACTTGGAGGACTGATCGACTCCGAATCCTCGACAGAAATCGACAAAGTCCCGTTGTTAGGGGATATACCCCTGTTAGGGCTCCTGTTCAGGAAAAATGTTGAAACTGAAAAGAAAAGCGAACTGATTATCTTTATTACCCCCCATATCCTGAATGATAATAAGAGAACTAAGATTTCGAAGCAGAGCTGGGATAATTTTAATGAAAGAGGTGAGGAATTCGATAAAAAGGTTGAATTCGAGCGCCTGATGAAAATAAAAATGGGAAAATCTCCTTATGAGGAAGAAGACCTGATTCCTGACGCAAAGAGCAGAATTTTACTCGAGCAGTATAACGAAACTGATTTTTCCGAGCCGGGCACAGAGAGCGGCAAAGTGGAAAATAATTCAATAAAAGCAGATGCTGATTTGTCCTTGGAGCCTGAGCCGTCTGGAGAGTAA
- a CDS encoding O-antigen ligase family protein encodes MKYSSEEHPIIEFPALLKIFLVFIMFCFGISLLFLPCYIVLALFFVFCITIGIVFNPFIGVILFLTTIYLHVMAFAPVELVLIHPAIIAGGIVFFSWLFHIIIFKDFSFPNSSQFYCVVGFSFIAFLSIIYHYNDYSNFFLVFNLIKMLILYFLIVNMIKTKRQFYISLSLILVLTFSTAFYGILQYLQSGGSGDMSRVVGFEGNPNALSMNSVLIVPCLLGFIYYQFSLKLKLLFLVIFLVILLGIIFTFSRAGFVTLAAVFSMSLFVFSKGRARFIMATILFLLFMVLLPFLPEQYWERIQSITDLKEASIVARLDSYRVGLQMIKDNLLIGIGPGRWHAEYVPHAVKLLGITAYTKYPHNVFIEVAAEIGVIALILYGFLLFFSFKELNEARKIFKEKKEFLLSIISQSFLISLIGFLVNTTFEAGIGLKIFWLIAGLAVVLKKIAINIEPKPQIKNS; translated from the coding sequence ATGAAATATAGTTCGGAAGAACATCCGATAATTGAGTTCCCTGCTTTACTAAAAATCTTTCTAGTATTTATTATGTTTTGTTTTGGAATTAGCCTTTTATTTTTACCTTGTTACATAGTTTTAGCATTATTTTTTGTTTTTTGTATAACTATTGGGATAGTTTTTAATCCCTTTATTGGGGTTATTCTTTTTTTAACAACTATTTATCTCCATGTTATGGCCTTTGCACCTGTGGAACTTGTTCTAATACATCCTGCTATAATTGCTGGAGGTATTGTGTTTTTTTCTTGGCTTTTTCATATTATTATTTTTAAAGATTTTAGTTTTCCAAATTCATCTCAGTTTTATTGTGTTGTGGGATTTAGTTTTATTGCTTTTCTCTCTATAATTTATCATTATAACGATTATAGTAACTTTTTTTTGGTTTTTAACCTTATTAAAATGTTGATTTTGTATTTTCTCATAGTAAATATGATTAAGACCAAAAGACAATTTTATATATCATTAAGTTTAATCTTAGTATTGACTTTTAGCACCGCTTTTTATGGTATTTTGCAATATTTGCAAAGTGGGGGTAGCGGGGATATGAGTAGGGTTGTTGGTTTTGAGGGTAATCCAAATGCTCTTTCTATGAATTCGGTTTTGATTGTTCCCTGTCTTTTAGGTTTTATTTATTATCAATTTTCTCTTAAGTTAAAGTTGCTGTTTCTTGTTATATTTCTTGTAATTTTATTAGGTATTATTTTTACATTTTCTCGTGCCGGTTTTGTCACTTTAGCAGCAGTCTTTTCAATGAGTTTATTTGTGTTTAGTAAGGGGCGTGCTAGATTCATTATGGCAACAATCCTGTTTTTGCTTTTTATGGTTTTATTGCCTTTTTTGCCAGAACAATATTGGGAACGTATTCAGTCAATAACTGATTTAAAAGAGGCAAGTATTGTGGCCAGGTTAGATAGCTATCGGGTTGGTTTGCAAATGATAAAGGATAATCTGTTGATAGGTATTGGTCCAGGGAGATGGCATGCTGAATATGTTCCACATGCTGTTAAATTATTAGGTATTACAGCATATACAAAGTATCCTCACAACGTATTTATTGAAGTTGCAGCAGAAATAGGTGTTATTGCATTGATATTATATGGATTTTTGCTTTTTTTTAGCTTTAAAGAATTGAATGAAGCGCGTAAAATTTTTAAAGAGAAGAAAGAATTTTTGTTGTCAATAATTTCCCAATCATTCTTAATAAGTTTAATAGGTTTTTTAGTTAACACCACCTTTGAAGCTGGTATTGGGTTAAAAATATTTTGGTTAATCGCTGGACTTGCTGTTGTATTGAAAAAAATAGCAATAAATATAGAACCTAAACCACAGATAAAAAATTCCTGA
- the gmd gene encoding GDP-mannose 4,6-dehydratase → MKKALITGVTGQDGSYLAEFLLSKGYEVHGIIRRASTFNTGRIDHIYKDAHNPKVKMFLYYGDLSNGEQISNIIYNIEPDEVYHLAAQSHVRVSFDLAEYTGDVTALGTTRILEAIRRSKKNIKFYQASSSEMFGAAKSPQSETTPFKPQSPYACAKLYAYWTAKNYCDGYNVFASNGILFNHESPRRGETFVTRKISRAVAAILAKKQDYLYLGNLDAKRDWGYAPEYVEAMYNILQLENPDDFVIGCGEAHSVKEFVQEAFSYVGLDWEKYVRIDSRYFRPTEVIELIADASKAKEKIKWNPKITFKDLVKIMLDSDMRRKRLRPIGEGEQILKVKLPDRWWKAD, encoded by the coding sequence GTGAAAAAAGCGTTAATTACGGGTGTAACCGGTCAAGATGGCTCGTATCTGGCTGAATTCCTTTTGAGTAAAGGTTATGAAGTTCATGGGATTATTCGTAGGGCAAGCACCTTTAATACAGGGAGGATAGATCATATATATAAAGATGCTCATAATCCTAAAGTAAAAATGTTTCTTTATTATGGAGACCTGTCAAATGGAGAGCAAATTTCAAATATTATTTATAATATAGAACCTGACGAAGTATATCATCTGGCAGCTCAAAGCCACGTCCGTGTTAGTTTCGATTTGGCGGAATATACTGGAGATGTAACTGCGTTGGGCACAACGAGAATCCTGGAAGCAATAAGAAGAAGTAAAAAAAACATTAAATTTTATCAAGCTTCTAGTAGTGAAATGTTTGGGGCAGCTAAATCACCACAAAGTGAAACAACTCCATTTAAACCTCAAAGTCCTTATGCCTGCGCAAAACTTTACGCATATTGGACAGCGAAAAATTATTGTGATGGATATAATGTTTTTGCTTCTAATGGGATCTTATTTAATCATGAATCTCCTCGTCGGGGTGAAACCTTTGTTACCCGCAAGATATCAAGAGCCGTTGCGGCAATTCTAGCAAAGAAGCAGGACTATCTATATTTGGGAAATCTTGATGCCAAACGGGATTGGGGATATGCTCCTGAATATGTGGAAGCAATGTATAATATACTTCAGCTTGAAAACCCGGACGATTTTGTTATAGGGTGTGGGGAAGCTCATTCAGTGAAAGAATTTGTGCAAGAAGCATTTTCCTATGTTGGTTTAGATTGGGAAAAATATGTAAGAATTGATTCAAGGTATTTTCGTCCAACAGAAGTTATAGAGCTTATTGCTGACGCAAGTAAAGCTAAGGAAAAGATAAAGTGGAATCCTAAAATTACATTTAAAGATTTGGTCAAAATAATGCTTGATTCAGATATGCGGAGAAAGAGACTTAGGCCAATTGGAGAAGGAGAGCAAATATTAAAAGTTAAATTACCTGATAGGTGGTGGAAGGCAGATTAA
- a CDS encoding glycosyltransferase family 9 protein, whose amino-acid sequence MSRINKILVICLQGIGDLLLLTPALSLLRKGYPKAEISILISNKAKDVVLGNPNIDELIVFKHENKNIFRIFKLLRYLSRKHYDLSICSYPTGLRSALAGYISGAKIRIGQDVWPLRKFPFLFTNKIKVSEVKHAVEMNLDLLKPLKLNPDISNRKLFFPLEGKHKEFVKELRKINHIADRDFTVCIHPTACAESRRWPIDRFIELANNLVEMFNATIILLVAANEKNIANEIEKGVKKPLLAMVGAPLKTVAAMIESASLFIGNNSGLMHIATSVETPTIGLFGDTDPRIHSPYGRKYIIVRSNLDCSPCYYPHLHGTLECAKLGRGVVRRKFKCMRNNYECMKLISVGDVLKAVEYLISGENEELKNE is encoded by the coding sequence ATGAGTCGAATAAATAAAATACTAGTGATCTGCTTGCAAGGCATCGGGGATTTGTTGTTGCTTACCCCAGCATTATCTTTGTTGCGGAAAGGATATCCTAAAGCAGAAATTTCTATTTTAATTTCTAATAAAGCAAAAGATGTAGTTCTGGGTAATCCCAATATTGATGAACTAATAGTTTTTAAGCATGAAAATAAAAATATTTTTAGAATATTTAAATTATTGAGATATTTATCGAGGAAACATTACGATTTATCTATTTGTTCTTATCCAACAGGGTTGCGTTCTGCACTTGCAGGGTATATATCTGGAGCAAAAATAAGAATTGGACAGGATGTATGGCCTTTAAGAAAATTTCCTTTTCTGTTTACAAATAAAATTAAGGTATCTGAAGTTAAACATGCAGTTGAAATGAATTTGGATCTTCTAAAACCGTTGAAATTGAACCCCGATATAAGTAACAGAAAATTGTTTTTCCCATTAGAAGGTAAACATAAAGAGTTTGTAAAAGAATTAAGGAAAATAAATCATATAGCAGATAGAGATTTTACCGTGTGTATTCATCCTACAGCATGCGCAGAATCGAGAAGATGGCCTATAGATAGATTTATAGAACTTGCTAATAATTTAGTTGAGATGTTTAATGCAACAATAATACTTCTTGTCGCAGCGAATGAAAAAAATATTGCAAATGAAATTGAAAAGGGAGTAAAAAAACCTTTATTGGCAATGGTTGGTGCTCCGTTAAAAACAGTAGCTGCTATGATAGAAAGTGCTTCTTTATTTATTGGTAATAATTCTGGTCTTATGCATATCGCAACTTCAGTAGAAACTCCTACAATAGGGCTTTTTGGAGATACCGACCCTCGGATACATTCTCCATATGGTAGAAAATATATAATTGTAAGATCAAATTTGGATTGCAGCCCTTGTTACTATCCGCATCTTCATGGAACTCTAGAATGTGCGAAATTAGGGCGTGGTGTAGTAAGGCGCAAATTTAAGTGTATGCGAAATAATTACGAATGCATGAAATTAATTTCTGTTGGAGATGTACTAAAGGCTGTGGAATATCTTATTTCTGGAGAAAATGAGGAATTAAAGAATGAATAA
- a CDS encoding glycosyltransferase family 4 protein, with translation MNKINIAHLTSPRRDQLSGSDKIVLSIISRSDNRRFKHIVFCVGDPNCKDCLLTTEVTKLGGRVEVINFRWCLDIKSVLLLRRLLKKYSINILQTYEYKSNFMGWLATVFTNVKKIARIGGWLGFGLTFKNSKLDRKAFVYEKIDSFVRQKFDKVIVISTNIRDKLIAQKCPLEKIALIYNGIDSAEFCSVDSAKTRRSLNIKPGMKIIGTVGRLTSEKGHKYLLQAFTNIIKKYPKTKIIIVGEGNLKQKLINYSEKLGIKDRVLFTGFVLEVAKYLSIMDVFVFPSLWEGFGIALIEAMAMGIPIVATRTGGIPDIIENNITGILVEPGNILEMQEGIGKLLTERDASRLMAENAKIVFHKKFLVDEMVKKYEEVYLELMNL, from the coding sequence GTGAATAAGATAAATATAGCACATTTAACATCTCCTCGTAGGGATCAATTATCCGGTTCAGACAAAATAGTTCTGTCTATAATATCGAGATCAGACAACAGAAGATTTAAACACATTGTATTTTGTGTGGGGGATCCTAATTGTAAAGACTGCTTATTAACAACAGAAGTAACTAAATTAGGAGGAAGAGTAGAAGTGATAAATTTTCGGTGGTGTCTTGATATAAAATCTGTTCTTCTTTTAAGAAGGTTACTAAAGAAATATTCAATTAATATTTTGCAAACCTATGAATATAAAAGTAATTTTATGGGGTGGCTTGCCACAGTTTTTACCAATGTAAAAAAAATTGCCCGTATTGGTGGGTGGTTGGGTTTTGGGTTGACATTCAAAAATAGCAAATTAGATCGGAAGGCATTTGTTTATGAAAAAATAGATTCTTTTGTAAGGCAGAAATTTGACAAAGTCATTGTTATATCAACTAATATTAGGGATAAACTTATTGCTCAAAAATGTCCCCTTGAGAAAATAGCATTAATTTATAATGGTATTGATTCCGCTGAATTTTGCTCAGTTGATTCTGCCAAAACCAGGAGAAGTTTGAATATTAAACCTGGTATGAAAATTATAGGAACAGTGGGTCGTTTGACTTCTGAAAAAGGACATAAATATTTATTACAAGCTTTTACTAATATAATAAAAAAGTATCCCAAGACTAAAATTATTATTGTTGGTGAAGGTAATCTTAAACAAAAACTAATTAACTATTCGGAAAAATTAGGTATTAAAGATAGAGTGCTTTTTACTGGATTTGTGCTAGAAGTTGCCAAATACTTATCGATTATGGATGTTTTTGTTTTTCCCTCATTATGGGAGGGTTTTGGAATAGCTTTGATTGAAGCAATGGCAATGGGTATTCCTATAGTGGCCACTAGAACCGGGGGTATCCCTGATATAATAGAGAATAATATAACTGGTATTCTAGTAGAACCAGGAAATATATTAGAGATGCAGGAAGGAATTGGCAAGCTCTTAACCGAAAGAGATGCATCGAGATTAATGGCGGAAAATGCCAAAATAGTGTTTCATAAGAAATTTTTAGTTGATGAAATGGTGAAGAAATATGAGGAAGTTTATTTGGAACTAATGAATCTATGA
- a CDS encoding glycosyltransferase family 2 protein, with product MQIAFLILLALIIFIYFGYPVVLSVLVFLKKEIIKTGNISPSVTLIIPAYNEQAVIRQKIENSFFLEYPKEKLEIILALDGCTDKSKDIALNYINKGLKIIEREERGGKIAALNKAVSQSKNEILIFSDANSIYEENAIINLVRNFADKKVGCVCGELKYTLKDLTSVEAGENLYWKYEKFLKEKESKLGSLLVTNGSIYAIKRELYSQIDEDLADDFVNPMRVYKQGFKVVYEPDAIAYEKVSSRFKDQFDQKVRIISQGWKATFRLWDIILSSGPLRIFEFLFHKFLRWIIPFFLIAMFISNLFLANIKFYQILLLSQVIFYVFAFIGYFSQKWGSRIKLFYIPFYFCMVNATALLALFRYLKGGETKVWEKAQTSRS from the coding sequence ATGCAAATAGCTTTTTTGATTCTTCTTGCTTTAATTATTTTTATTTACTTTGGGTATCCTGTTGTTTTAAGTGTTTTAGTTTTTTTGAAAAAGGAGATAATAAAAACAGGAAATATTAGCCCTTCTGTAACTCTTATAATACCAGCTTATAATGAACAGGCGGTAATACGTCAGAAGATTGAAAATAGTTTTTTTCTTGAATATCCAAAAGAAAAACTTGAAATCATTCTAGCGTTAGATGGATGTACTGATAAAAGCAAGGATATTGCTTTAAACTATATAAATAAAGGGTTGAAGATTATCGAACGGGAAGAGAGAGGAGGTAAAATAGCAGCTTTAAACAAGGCTGTTTCGCAATCAAAGAATGAAATATTGATTTTTAGCGATGCCAATTCTATATATGAAGAGAATGCGATCATAAATTTAGTAAGAAATTTTGCAGATAAAAAAGTAGGATGTGTGTGCGGTGAACTTAAATATACACTTAAAGATCTTACTTCTGTTGAGGCGGGAGAAAATTTATATTGGAAATATGAAAAGTTTTTAAAAGAAAAAGAGAGTAAACTTGGTTCGCTGCTGGTTACCAACGGCTCAATCTATGCGATAAAGAGAGAGCTTTATTCGCAGATTGATGAAGATTTAGCCGATGATTTTGTTAATCCTATGAGGGTGTATAAACAGGGATTCAAAGTAGTTTACGAGCCGGATGCAATTGCTTATGAAAAGGTAAGTTCCAGATTTAAAGACCAGTTTGATCAAAAAGTGCGTATTATTTCACAGGGATGGAAGGCAACTTTTAGATTGTGGGACATTATTTTGTCATCGGGCCCCTTGCGTATATTTGAGTTTTTATTCCATAAATTTCTACGGTGGATAATTCCTTTTTTCCTTATAGCTATGTTTATATCTAACTTATTTCTTGCTAACATTAAGTTTTATCAGATATTGCTACTTTCCCAGGTGATATTTTATGTATTTGCCTTTATTGGCTATTTCTCTCAAAAATGGGGAAGTAGGATAAAACTATTCTATATCCCATTTTACTTCTGCATGGTTAATGCAACAGCTCTGTTGGCGTTATTCAGATATTTAAAGGGAGGGGAAACAAAAGTCTGGGAAAAAGCCCAAACATCAAGGAGTTAA
- a CDS encoding lipopolysaccharide biosynthesis protein: MKIISGLFSNDGTLSQKTVRGGVWIFGSLILSRILFFVRTIILAKLLMPNDFGLMGIAVLTITGLQLFSETGITYAIVQKKNISEDVLNTAWVMSILRGTVLFIVLFSLSHIIATFYNNLKLEAMLRVLSFSFLFIGFQNVGIVLFQKDLNFKKRALFITATDFVNIVLTVVFAFVFKSVWAMVIGHLVGNLTGLIVSYMIHPFKPSFKFNPNIAKELFNFGKHVFGSSIMIFFVTQGDDALVGKILGLDALGFYVLAYSLSNSPATAITHVISQVSFPAYSKVQDDLMKLSKGYLEILKITSLLAFCLAGGLFILAPEFIRIVYGDKWLPMLPAVLVLCFLGIFRSIGATMGPIFFAVGKPYIQNKIKLFELIVMVIIIYPLVKFLGIVGAALAGTIVYLLSLIFHYYNLVNICENLKVKILKVVMKPFLATLLMIWFLYLLKNYIFTCINLPNLIIIIGLGISFYMTFNFLFDKSLFKLLKTVISAIT, translated from the coding sequence ATGAAGATCATTTCAGGTTTATTCAGTAACGATGGGACCTTATCTCAAAAAACAGTAAGAGGTGGGGTGTGGATTTTTGGTTCTCTAATTTTGAGCAGGATATTATTTTTTGTTAGGACAATTATATTAGCTAAGCTTCTTATGCCTAACGACTTTGGTTTGATGGGAATAGCTGTTCTTACAATAACGGGATTACAGCTATTCAGTGAAACTGGAATCACATATGCAATAGTACAGAAAAAAAATATTTCAGAGGATGTTCTCAATACTGCTTGGGTTATGTCAATATTACGCGGAACAGTTCTCTTTATTGTGCTTTTCTCCTTATCTCATATTATTGCAACCTTTTATAATAATCTAAAATTAGAAGCTATGCTTAGAGTCCTCTCTTTTTCTTTTTTATTTATAGGTTTTCAAAATGTGGGCATTGTGCTTTTTCAAAAAGATTTGAATTTTAAAAAAAGAGCTTTGTTTATTACTGCAACAGATTTTGTAAATATAGTTTTAACTGTTGTTTTTGCTTTTGTTTTTAAAAGTGTTTGGGCTATGGTTATAGGACATCTTGTGGGTAACTTAACAGGATTAATTGTTTCATATATGATTCATCCTTTTAAGCCCTCATTTAAGTTTAATCCTAATATTGCAAAAGAGCTGTTCAATTTTGGTAAACATGTGTTCGGATCATCTATCATGATTTTTTTTGTTACACAAGGTGATGATGCATTGGTGGGAAAAATACTGGGCTTAGACGCTCTTGGCTTTTATGTATTAGCTTATAGTTTATCTAATTCGCCAGCTACTGCGATTACCCATGTTATTTCACAAGTAAGTTTTCCTGCTTATTCGAAAGTACAGGATGATCTCATGAAACTCAGTAAAGGATATTTAGAAATATTGAAAATCACTTCATTGTTGGCTTTTTGTTTGGCGGGAGGACTTTTTATCCTTGCTCCGGAGTTTATAAGAATAGTTTATGGCGATAAATGGCTGCCTATGTTACCTGCAGTATTGGTACTATGTTTTTTAGGGATTTTTCGTTCAATTGGAGCAACTATGGGACCAATTTTTTTCGCCGTTGGCAAACCCTACATACAGAATAAAATAAAACTCTTCGAATTAATAGTCATGGTTATCATTATATATCCACTAGTAAAATTTCTAGGGATTGTCGGTGCTGCATTAGCAGGAACAATTGTTTATTTGTTAAGCCTAATATTTCATTATTATAATCTTGTAAATATTTGTGAGAATCTAAAGGTAAAAATTTTAAAAGTTGTAATGAAACCATTTTTAGCCACATTGTTGATGATTTGGTTTTTATATTTACTGAAGAATTATATTTTTACATGTATAAACCTGCCCAATCTAATAATTATTATTGGCTTAGGGATAAGTTTTTATATGACATTTAATTTTCTGTTTGATAAAAGCTTGTTTAAACTATTGAAAACAGTAATTAGTGCTATAACCTAG
- a CDS encoding GDP-L-fucose synthase: MNFWINKKVLVTGGSGFLGGYVVDKLIERGVNRENIEIPKMKDCDLREKENCAKVVIGKDIVIHLAAVVGGIGANSKNPAKFFYDNAIMGIQLIHESWRAGVKKFVALGTICSYPKYTPVPFREENLWDGYPEETNAPYGLAKKIQLVQTQAYCRQYGFNAIYLLPVNLYGPRDNFSPEISHVIPALIKKCFDAIRQEKKEIIVWGTGKASREFLYVEDCAEAILMAAEKYNKPDPVNIGAGFEISIKELVNLIAELTGFRGKIIWDVKKPDGQPRRMLDTSSAFREFGFKSNTNLREGLKKTIDWYFSNRNN; the protein is encoded by the coding sequence ATGAATTTTTGGATAAATAAAAAAGTTTTGGTAACAGGTGGTTCTGGTTTTCTTGGTGGTTACGTTGTAGATAAATTGATAGAAAGAGGCGTAAATCGGGAAAATATAGAGATTCCGAAAATGAAAGATTGTGATTTAAGAGAAAAAGAAAATTGTGCAAAGGTTGTAATAGGGAAAGACATTGTAATACATTTAGCTGCTGTTGTTGGAGGAATTGGGGCTAATAGTAAAAATCCGGCAAAATTCTTTTATGATAACGCGATTATGGGTATTCAATTAATTCATGAAAGCTGGAGAGCTGGTGTCAAAAAATTTGTTGCGCTTGGAACAATATGTTCTTATCCTAAATACACCCCCGTGCCGTTTAGAGAAGAGAATTTATGGGATGGTTATCCTGAAGAAACCAATGCCCCTTATGGATTGGCAAAGAAAATACAATTAGTACAAACGCAAGCTTATTGTCGGCAATATGGTTTCAACGCAATCTATTTATTGCCGGTTAATTTGTATGGTCCTAGGGACAATTTTAGTCCTGAAATATCTCATGTAATTCCCGCCTTAATAAAAAAGTGTTTTGATGCGATTAGACAGGAGAAGAAAGAAATAATTGTTTGGGGAACAGGAAAGGCGAGCAGAGAGTTTTTATATGTTGAAGACTGCGCAGAAGCAATTCTTATGGCAGCTGAAAAATATAACAAGCCCGATCCCGTTAATATTGGCGCAGGTTTTGAGATTTCGATCAAAGAACTAGTCAATTTAATTGCAGAGCTTACTGGGTTTAGAGGCAAGATTATATGGGATGTTAAAAAGCCTGATGGACAACCAAGAAGAATGCTTGACACTTCGAGTGCTTTTCGTGAGTTTGGATTTAAATCTAATACAAATTTAAGAGAAGGTTTAAAAAAAACAATAGATTGGTATTTTTCTAATCGAAATAATTAG
- a CDS encoding CpsD/CapB family tyrosine-protein kinase, with translation MDNIGDALKKAAEKKKDTFGKGIIPLKSDSPVPVEYKKSIETSGIDKTNLKRGKQVDPRIVAYYEDNGKILEDYRALLMQILSIQEEPGKQLKTIALTSSREGEGKSITALNMSIILAKNYKKKTLIMDCNIRNPGINTLLGINIKKGLSDILREDVPFNVEILETGVDNLGMIPAGEIYSNPAQVFASERMKNLLEEVKKQFDIIILDTPAVIPYADPRILAPLVDGIILLVQSGRVRREVLQRTESILQEVGANILGCLLTGVEYYIPEYIHQHL, from the coding sequence ATGGATAATATTGGGGACGCATTAAAAAAAGCCGCAGAAAAAAAGAAGGACACCTTTGGGAAAGGAATAATCCCTTTGAAATCCGATTCTCCTGTTCCCGTTGAATATAAGAAATCTATAGAAACTTCTGGCATAGATAAAACCAACCTAAAAAGAGGAAAGCAGGTTGATCCCAGAATAGTTGCTTATTATGAGGACAACGGCAAGATACTTGAAGACTACAGGGCTTTGTTGATGCAGATATTGTCAATTCAGGAAGAGCCCGGCAAGCAACTCAAAACGATTGCTTTAACAAGTTCAAGAGAAGGAGAGGGAAAGTCGATAACAGCCCTTAATATGAGCATAATTCTTGCAAAGAACTACAAGAAAAAAACATTGATAATGGATTGCAATATCAGAAACCCGGGCATTAATACTTTATTGGGAATAAATATTAAAAAGGGTTTAAGCGATATATTAAGAGAGGATGTTCCGTTCAATGTGGAGATTCTTGAGACTGGAGTGGATAATTTAGGCATGATACCTGCCGGAGAAATTTACTCCAATCCCGCACAGGTATTCGCGTCGGAGAGAATGAAAAACCTTCTTGAAGAGGTTAAGAAACAATTTGATATTATAATTTTAGATACCCCCGCGGTCATACCTTACGCAGACCCGAGAATACTGGCGCCCCTTGTTGATGGAATCATACTGTTAGTTCAAAGCGGCAGAGTGAGACGCGAAGTACTTCAGAGGACCGAATCTATTCTTCAGGAAGTCGGCGCAAATATCTTAGGATGTCTTTTGACCGGAGTGGAATATTATATCCCCGAATATATACACCAGCATTTGTAA